In a genomic window of Comamonadaceae bacterium OTU4NAUVB1:
- a CDS encoding alpha/beta fold hydrolase, producing the protein MRYAAPRWLPGGHLQTIWPALFSRHSAGAPPVFLRERWTAPDGDFIDVDFMARVGGDAAAGAAGATEARALLVMFHGLEGSSASHYAQAMAAWAAARGWDFAVPHFRGCSGEINLAPRAYHSGDHEEIGWILERFAARLPRPDGGSTAPRLRALGVSLGGNALLRWAEEAGATAGRTVRALAAVSAPLDLLAGGAAMGRGFNRHVYTRMFLATMKPKALAKLAQHPGLFDRDRLLAARDLRDFDNAFTAPLHGFRDTDDYWSRGSAGPHLHAIRVPTLVVNATNDPFVPAASLPRPAAVGPCVTLWQPRQGGHVGFPLGPPPGHVHGLPERVGDWLARHGPAPDGAHNGRHG; encoded by the coding sequence CTGCGCTACGCCGCGCCGCGCTGGCTGCCCGGCGGGCACCTGCAGACGATCTGGCCGGCACTGTTCTCGCGCCATTCGGCCGGGGCGCCGCCGGTCTTCCTGCGCGAGCGCTGGACCGCACCGGACGGCGACTTCATCGACGTCGACTTCATGGCGCGGGTCGGCGGCGACGCCGCCGCCGGGGCCGCCGGGGCCACCGAAGCCCGTGCGCTGCTGGTGATGTTCCACGGCCTGGAGGGGTCGTCGGCCAGCCATTACGCGCAGGCGATGGCCGCCTGGGCGGCGGCGCGCGGCTGGGACTTCGCGGTGCCGCATTTCCGCGGTTGCAGCGGCGAGATCAACCTCGCGCCGCGTGCCTACCACTCGGGCGATCACGAGGAGATCGGCTGGATCCTGGAACGCTTCGCCGCCCGGCTGCCACGCCCCGACGGCGGGTCGACCGCGCCGCGCCTGCGGGCGCTGGGCGTGTCCCTCGGCGGCAACGCGCTGCTGCGCTGGGCCGAGGAGGCGGGCGCCACGGCCGGGCGCACGGTCCGCGCGCTCGCCGCGGTCTCGGCGCCGCTCGATCTTCTGGCCGGCGGCGCGGCGATGGGGCGTGGCTTCAACCGGCACGTCTACACCCGCATGTTCCTCGCCACCATGAAGCCCAAGGCGCTGGCCAAGCTGGCGCAGCACCCGGGACTGTTCGACCGCGATCGCCTGCTGGCGGCGCGCGACCTGCGCGATTTCGACAACGCCTTCACCGCGCCGCTGCATGGCTTTCGCGACACCGACGACTACTGGTCGCGTGGCTCGGCCGGACCCCACCTGCACGCCATCCGCGTGCCGACGCTGGTCGTCAACGCGACCAACGACCCCTTCGTGCCGGCGGCCAGCCTGCCGCGCCCGGCTGCGGTCGGTCCGTGCGTCACGCTGTGGCAACCGCGCCAGGGCGGACACGTCGGCTTTCCGCTGGGTCCCCCGCCGGGACACGTGCATGGCCTCCCCGAGCGTGTGGGCGACTGGCTCGCGCGCCACGGTCCCGCGCCGGACGGCGCGCACAATGGCCGCCATGGATGA
- a CDS encoding DUF2946 family protein, with translation MDDIVRKALAKWPNVPHCHGWLGLDARGNWYLRDDRTQAAGPFPAEKGSLLQHDKLIDFIHRNYAADDEGQWFFQNGPQRVYVELEAAPWTWRVGEDFGLVSHTGVAVGPVTSDAGATVLLDEAGRLYVAAPLGLGLVHTQDVGLAAEAIEQGRWPAPQDVRAAELQARFGHVLSPSARRAASGA, from the coding sequence ATGGATGACATCGTCAGGAAGGCCCTCGCGAAGTGGCCCAACGTCCCGCACTGCCACGGCTGGCTCGGGCTCGACGCGCGCGGCAACTGGTACCTGCGCGACGACCGCACGCAGGCCGCCGGCCCCTTCCCGGCCGAGAAGGGCTCGCTGCTGCAGCACGACAAGCTCATCGACTTCATCCACCGCAACTACGCCGCCGACGACGAAGGCCAGTGGTTCTTCCAGAACGGTCCGCAACGGGTGTACGTCGAACTCGAGGCCGCGCCCTGGACCTGGCGCGTGGGCGAGGACTTCGGGCTCGTCTCGCACACCGGCGTGGCGGTGGGGCCGGTGACGAGCGACGCCGGCGCCACGGTGCTGCTCGACGAGGCAGGCCGGCTCTACGTCGCCGCGCCGCTCGGCCTGGGCCTCGTGCACACCCAGGACGTGGGGCTGGCCGCCGAAGCCATCGAGCAGGGCCGATGGCCCGCGCCGCAGGACGTGCGGGCGGCGGAGCTGCAGGCGCGCTTCGGTCACGTCCTGAGTCCGTCGGCGCGACGCGCCGCATCGGGCGCCTGA
- a CDS encoding c-type cytochrome: MSAEPHYQAAQEAHTGPIKNPKQLLLAVGISFIVPILVIVALVAYVTSGNKPAGSATGDNMALYGVSQDARDRELADRLQRVGSIEIRDANRALAAGETVFKTQCVACHGSPGIPGAPHLNDAAAWSPRIGQGYATLLEHALKGKGAMPPQGGGDYEDLEIGRAVVYLANAGGAKFPVPERPAAGAAADGAMAPAQGSDAASAMPGAAAPVPAAAGTAPTAASTSSVPTTAATPAAAAAPAK; this comes from the coding sequence ATGAGCGCAGAACCGCACTACCAGGCCGCACAAGAAGCCCACACCGGCCCGATCAAGAACCCCAAGCAGCTCCTGCTCGCGGTGGGCATCTCGTTCATCGTTCCCATCCTCGTCATCGTCGCCCTGGTCGCCTACGTGACCTCCGGCAACAAGCCCGCCGGCTCGGCCACGGGCGACAACATGGCGCTGTACGGCGTGTCGCAGGATGCCCGTGACCGCGAACTGGCCGACCGCCTCCAGCGCGTGGGCAGCATCGAGATCCGCGATGCGAACCGCGCCCTTGCGGCCGGCGAGACCGTCTTCAAGACCCAGTGCGTCGCCTGCCACGGCAGCCCGGGCATCCCCGGCGCGCCGCACCTGAACGATGCCGCCGCCTGGAGCCCGCGCATCGGCCAGGGCTACGCGACGCTGCTGGAGCACGCGCTCAAGGGCAAGGGCGCGATGCCGCCGCAGGGCGGCGGCGACTACGAGGACCTGGAGATCGGCCGTGCGGTGGTCTACCTGGCCAACGCCGGCGGCGCCAAGTTCCCGGTGCCCGAGCGCCCGGCTGCTGGCGCTGCGGCCGACGGTGCGATGGCGCCCGCGCAGGGTTCGGACGCCGCCTCCGCCATGCCGGGCGCCGCCGCGCCGGTTCCCGCGGCGGCCGGCACGGCGCCGACGGCGGCATCGACGTCATCGGTGCCCACCACCGCCGCGACGCCCGCCGCAGCGGCCGCTCCGGCCAAGTAG
- a CDS encoding efflux transporter outer membrane subunit codes for MKSLASLRATFGALAASLALAGCSLIPTYERPAAPVPTTFPGDPAQPAGPAAATVPWQDFFGDPRLQGLLSTALANNRDLRVTALNIEQARAQFRISRAAQFPAVNGIVAGTRQPSVLNGELYNTFQVGLGITAWELDFFGRLDSLKQVALARYLATEEAQRSAQISLIGAVATGWYTLLADDELLEITRQTLATRDDSVRLTKLRLENGVSSEIDFQLANSLAETARASYAQQRRTRLQDENALALLLGAPVPASALAAPQGLGRLDNARALPDLPVGLPSDLLIERPDIRAAEQQLIAANANIGAARAAFFPRISLTATAGSVSNELSGLFKAGTSAFTFAPQLALPIFNAGANRAALDSAVAGRDIAVAQYEKSIQAAFRDVANALAGRETLGEQVRAQRAQSDAEAARFRLQDLRYRNGISSALDLLDAQRSLFTAQQQAVQVRLLELQNQVTLYQALGGGWTGR; via the coding sequence ATGAAGTCCCTCGCGTCCCTTCGCGCCACGTTCGGCGCGCTGGCCGCCAGCCTCGCGCTGGCCGGCTGCTCGCTGATCCCCACGTACGAACGCCCCGCCGCGCCCGTGCCCACGACCTTCCCCGGCGACCCGGCGCAGCCCGCCGGGCCGGCGGCGGCGACGGTGCCGTGGCAGGACTTCTTCGGCGACCCGCGGCTGCAGGGCCTGTTGTCGACGGCGCTGGCCAACAACCGCGACCTGCGCGTCACGGCGCTCAACATCGAGCAGGCGCGCGCGCAGTTCCGGATCAGCCGCGCGGCCCAGTTCCCGGCGGTCAACGGCATCGTGGCGGGCACGCGCCAGCCGTCGGTGCTCAACGGCGAGCTCTACAACACCTTCCAGGTGGGGCTGGGGATCACGGCCTGGGAGCTCGACTTCTTCGGCCGCCTCGACAGCCTGAAGCAGGTCGCCCTGGCGCGCTACCTCGCCACCGAGGAAGCCCAGCGCAGCGCGCAGATCAGCCTGATCGGCGCGGTCGCCACCGGCTGGTACACGCTGCTGGCCGACGACGAACTGCTGGAGATCACGCGCCAGACGCTCGCCACGCGCGACGACTCCGTCCGCCTGACCAAGCTGCGCCTGGAGAACGGCGTGTCCTCGGAGATCGACTTCCAGCTCGCGAACTCGCTCGCCGAGACCGCCCGCGCGTCGTACGCCCAGCAACGGCGCACGCGCCTGCAGGACGAGAACGCCCTGGCGCTGCTGCTGGGCGCGCCGGTGCCGGCCTCGGCCTTGGCCGCGCCCCAGGGGCTGGGGCGCCTGGACAACGCCCGTGCGCTGCCCGACCTGCCGGTGGGCCTGCCCTCGGACCTGCTCATCGAGCGTCCGGACATCCGCGCCGCCGAACAGCAGTTGATCGCGGCCAACGCCAACATCGGCGCGGCGCGCGCGGCGTTCTTCCCGCGCATCTCGCTGACCGCGACGGCGGGCTCGGTGAGCAACGAACTCTCGGGCCTGTTCAAGGCCGGCACCAGCGCGTTCACTTTCGCGCCCCAGCTGGCCCTGCCGATCTTCAACGCCGGCGCCAACCGGGCCGCGCTCGACTCGGCCGTCGCCGGTCGCGACATCGCCGTGGCGCAGTACGAGAAATCGATCCAGGCGGCCTTCCGCGACGTCGCCAACGCGCTGGCCGGGCGCGAGACGCTGGGCGAGCAGGTGCGCGCCCAGCGGGCTCAGTCCGACGCCGAGGCGGCGCGCTTCCGGCTGCAGGACCTGCGCTATCGCAACGGCATCTCCAGCGCGCTCGATCTGCTCGACGCGCAGCGCTCGCTGTTCACGGCGCAGCAACAGGCGGTGCAGGTGAGGCTGCTCGAACTGCAGAACCAGGTCACGCTCTACCAGGCGCTCGGCGGCGGCTGGACGGGCCGGTAG
- a CDS encoding efflux RND transporter permease subunit, producing MAKFFIDRPIFAWVIALFIIVMGGLAITQLPIAQYPPVAPPAIVINTAYPGASAQTLEDSVLSVIERELNGSPGLIYIESVAQADGTGTITVTFETGTNPDLAQVDVQNRLSRATPRLPAAVTQQGVRVDKSRNNFLLFAILSSDDPSISTVRLGDYASRNVLPELQRVPGIGQAQLFGTESAMRIWIDPTKLQGYNLSPADVSAAIRAQNAQVSSGSIGDLPNITGQSIAATVVVTGQLSSVEQFGNIVLRANVDGSTVRLKDVARIELGGQSYATSARLNGQPAVGIGVQLSPTGNALQAAEAVRAKMTDLAKYFPQGVKWDIPYDSSRFVKISITEVVKTLFEAVALVFVVMFVFLQNWRYTVIPTIVVPIALLGTFAVLSALGFSINVLTMFGMVLVIGIVVDDAIVVVENVERIMVEEKLSPLEATRKAMKQISGAIIGVTVVLISVFVPLAFFAGSTGNIYRQFSAVMVSSIAFSAFLALSLTPALCATLLKPVDEGHHEKRGFFGWFNRRFTRTAKGYESFVSRMLKRAARWLIIYVAICAAVVVLFRGLPTSFLPQEDQGNIIVNVQLPPGATQERTLSVMQQVEGFILKQPEVQSMVGVLGFSFSGQGQNAGLAFVTLKDWDERKEAGSDAAGLAGRAFGALSGIRDAFIYPLSPPPIPELGNASGFTFRLQDRAGAGHDALIAARNQLLGMASKSPLLAQVRPEGLEDAPQLRIDIDREKASALGVTFDAINTTLSTALGSSYINDFPNQGRLQRVVVQADAPSRMQPQDLLKLNATNSQGTPVPLSAFASTRWVSGAQQTVRYNGYGAVRISGSAAPGSSSGAAMAEMEKLASQLPAGFGFEWTGQSREEKLAGSQAIILYGFAILAVFLCLAALYESWSIPLAVILVVPCGVLGVLLATMLRSYSNDVYFQVGLITIIGLSAKNAILIIEFAKDLQAQGKGVVQAALEAAHLRFRPIVMTSLAFGLGVLPLVIASGAGSASQRAIGTGVLGGMVTGTVLAVFFVPVFFVVVRGLFKGSKRQQEVNRRHAEAAGIEQSNDQ from the coding sequence ATGGCCAAGTTCTTCATCGATCGACCCATCTTCGCGTGGGTGATCGCGCTGTTCATCATCGTGATGGGGGGGCTGGCGATCACGCAGCTGCCCATCGCGCAATACCCGCCGGTGGCGCCGCCCGCCATCGTCATCAACACCGCCTACCCGGGCGCCTCGGCCCAGACGCTGGAGGACAGCGTGCTGTCCGTGATCGAGCGCGAGCTGAACGGCTCGCCCGGCCTCATCTACATCGAATCGGTCGCGCAGGCCGACGGCACCGGCACCATCACGGTGACCTTCGAGACCGGCACCAACCCCGACCTGGCCCAGGTCGACGTGCAGAACCGGCTGTCTCGCGCCACCCCGCGCCTGCCGGCCGCGGTGACGCAGCAGGGCGTGCGCGTGGACAAGTCGCGCAACAACTTCCTGCTGTTCGCGATCCTGTCGTCGGACGACCCGTCGATCAGCACCGTCAGGCTGGGCGACTACGCCTCGCGCAACGTGCTGCCCGAACTCCAGCGCGTGCCCGGCATCGGCCAGGCCCAGCTGTTCGGCACGGAGAGCGCGATGCGCATCTGGATCGACCCGACCAAGCTGCAGGGCTACAACCTGTCGCCGGCCGACGTGAGCGCGGCCATCCGGGCGCAGAACGCCCAGGTGTCCTCCGGCTCCATCGGCGATCTGCCCAACATCACGGGCCAGAGCATCGCCGCCACGGTGGTGGTCACGGGCCAGCTCAGCAGCGTCGAGCAGTTCGGCAACATCGTGCTGCGCGCCAACGTCGACGGCTCCACCGTGCGCCTGAAGGACGTCGCGCGCATCGAGCTCGGCGGCCAGTCGTACGCGACCTCGGCGCGCCTGAACGGCCAGCCCGCCGTGGGCATCGGCGTCCAGCTCTCGCCCACGGGCAATGCGCTGCAGGCGGCAGAGGCCGTCCGCGCCAAGATGACCGACCTCGCGAAGTACTTCCCGCAGGGCGTCAAATGGGACATCCCCTACGACAGCTCGCGCTTCGTGAAGATCTCCATCACCGAGGTGGTCAAGACGCTGTTCGAGGCTGTGGCGCTGGTGTTCGTCGTGATGTTCGTGTTCCTGCAGAACTGGCGCTACACGGTCATCCCGACCATCGTGGTGCCCATCGCGCTGCTGGGCACCTTCGCCGTGCTCTCGGCGCTCGGTTTCTCGATCAACGTGCTCACCATGTTCGGCATGGTGCTGGTGATCGGCATCGTGGTGGACGACGCCATCGTCGTGGTGGAGAACGTCGAGCGCATCATGGTCGAGGAGAAGCTCTCGCCGCTGGAGGCCACGCGCAAGGCGATGAAGCAGATCTCGGGCGCCATCATCGGCGTGACCGTGGTGCTGATCTCGGTGTTCGTGCCGCTGGCGTTCTTCGCCGGCTCGACCGGCAACATCTACCGCCAGTTCTCCGCCGTGATGGTGTCGTCGATCGCCTTCTCGGCCTTCCTGGCGCTGTCGCTCACGCCGGCGCTGTGCGCGACGCTGCTCAAGCCGGTGGACGAGGGCCACCACGAGAAGCGCGGCTTCTTCGGCTGGTTCAACCGCCGCTTCACGCGCACGGCCAAGGGCTACGAGAGCTTCGTCTCGCGCATGCTCAAGCGCGCCGCGCGCTGGCTGATCATCTACGTGGCGATCTGCGCCGCGGTGGTGGTGCTGTTCCGCGGCCTGCCGACGTCCTTCCTGCCGCAGGAGGACCAGGGCAACATCATCGTGAACGTGCAGCTGCCTCCGGGCGCCACGCAGGAGCGCACGCTGTCGGTCATGCAGCAGGTCGAGGGCTTCATCCTGAAGCAGCCCGAGGTGCAGAGCATGGTCGGCGTGCTGGGCTTCAGCTTCTCCGGCCAGGGCCAGAACGCGGGCCTCGCCTTCGTCACGCTCAAGGACTGGGACGAACGAAAGGAAGCCGGCAGCGATGCCGCGGGGCTGGCCGGCCGGGCCTTCGGCGCGCTGTCGGGCATCCGCGACGCCTTCATCTATCCGCTGAGCCCGCCGCCGATCCCCGAGCTGGGCAACGCCAGCGGCTTCACCTTCCGCCTGCAGGACCGTGCCGGCGCCGGGCACGACGCCCTCATCGCCGCGCGCAACCAGCTCCTGGGCATGGCGTCCAAGAGCCCGCTGCTCGCGCAGGTGCGACCCGAAGGCCTGGAGGACGCGCCGCAGCTGCGCATCGACATCGACCGCGAGAAGGCCAGCGCCCTGGGCGTGACCTTCGACGCCATCAACACGACGCTGTCGACGGCGCTGGGTTCGAGCTACATCAACGACTTCCCCAACCAGGGTCGCCTGCAGCGGGTGGTGGTGCAGGCCGATGCGCCCTCGCGCATGCAGCCGCAGGACCTGCTCAAGCTCAACGCCACGAACTCGCAGGGCACGCCGGTGCCGCTGTCGGCCTTCGCCTCGACGCGCTGGGTCTCCGGCGCGCAGCAGACGGTGCGCTACAACGGCTACGGCGCGGTGCGCATCTCGGGCTCGGCGGCGCCGGGCTCCAGTTCGGGCGCCGCGATGGCGGAGATGGAGAAGCTGGCCTCGCAGCTGCCCGCAGGCTTCGGCTTCGAGTGGACAGGCCAGTCGCGCGAAGAAAAGCTCGCCGGCTCGCAGGCCATCATCCTGTACGGCTTCGCCATCCTGGCGGTGTTCCTGTGCCTGGCCGCGCTCTACGAGAGCTGGTCGATCCCGCTGGCGGTGATCCTGGTCGTGCCCTGCGGCGTGCTGGGCGTGCTGCTCGCGACGATGCTGCGCTCCTATTCCAACGACGTGTACTTCCAGGTCGGACTGATCACCATCATCGGCCTGTCGGCGAAGAACGCGATCCTGATCATCGAGTTCGCCAAGGACCTGCAGGCCCAGGGCAAGGGCGTCGTCCAGGCGGCGCTGGAGGCGGCGCACCTGCGCTTCCGCCCGATCGTCATGACCTCGCTGGCCTTCGGCCTGGGCGTGCTGCCGCTGGTGATCGCCTCGGGCGCGGGCTCGGCCAGCCAGCGCGCCATCGGCACCGGCGTGCTGGGCGGCATGGTGACGGGCACCGTGCTGGCCGTGTTCTTCGTGCCGGTGTTCTTCGTCGTCGTGCGCGGGCTCTTCAAGGGCAGCAAACGGCAGCAGGAAGTCAACCGCCGCCATGCCGAGGCGGCCGGAATCGAGCAAAGCAATGACCAATAA
- a CDS encoding efflux RND transporter periplasmic adaptor subunit: MPQLHVSSRGRSPASRRVAGSAVLAAVLAAAVLSGCGKGPDKAAAAPAGAAPPPPEVGVVVATPGDIGLVTELPGRLEASRIAQVRARAAGILQERLFKEGSDVKAGQPLYRIDAAPYTAAAQSAQAGLARAEANAAQAKALAERYKPLVEANAVSKQEYANAVAAQKAAEADVAVGRASVATSRINLGYATVTAPISGRIGRSLVTEGALVGQADVTQLAVIQQINPLYVNFTQSANDALALRRAMAEGKLKRADGAGAASVRVVLEGGSEYALPGKLLFTDLTVDPTTGQVTLRAEVPNPKGELLPGLYVRVRIEQAQVDNAIALPQQAVTRTQQGDTVTVVGADGKLSKRTVKVGTAKDNQWVVLEGLQAGEQVMVDGFQKLQMMPPGSPVKAVPWTKPGTAPAAAPAAAPAASAPATTAAAPAASAAK, translated from the coding sequence ATGCCGCAACTGCATGTCTCTTCGCGTGGCCGCTCGCCGGCTTCCCGCCGTGTCGCCGGCAGCGCCGTTCTCGCCGCCGTGCTGGCGGCCGCCGTGCTGTCGGGTTGCGGCAAGGGCCCCGACAAGGCCGCCGCCGCACCGGCGGGCGCCGCGCCGCCGCCGCCCGAAGTCGGCGTGGTGGTCGCCACGCCCGGCGACATCGGCCTCGTGACCGAGTTGCCCGGCCGGCTCGAAGCCTCGCGCATCGCCCAGGTCCGTGCCCGCGCGGCCGGCATCCTGCAGGAGCGTCTGTTCAAGGAGGGCAGCGACGTCAAGGCCGGACAGCCGCTCTATCGCATCGATGCCGCGCCCTACACGGCCGCCGCGCAGAGCGCCCAGGCCGGCCTGGCGCGCGCCGAAGCCAACGCCGCCCAGGCCAAGGCCCTCGCGGAGCGCTACAAGCCGCTGGTCGAGGCCAACGCGGTCAGCAAGCAGGAATACGCCAACGCGGTGGCCGCGCAGAAGGCCGCCGAGGCCGACGTGGCCGTGGGCCGCGCCTCGGTCGCCACCTCCCGCATCAACCTCGGCTACGCGACCGTGACCGCGCCGATCTCCGGGCGCATCGGCCGCTCGCTCGTGACCGAAGGCGCGCTGGTGGGCCAGGCCGACGTCACGCAGCTGGCGGTCATCCAGCAGATCAATCCGCTCTACGTCAACTTCACGCAGTCGGCCAACGACGCGCTGGCGCTGCGCCGCGCGATGGCCGAAGGCAAGCTCAAGCGCGCCGACGGCGCCGGCGCGGCCAGCGTGCGCGTGGTGCTCGAAGGCGGCAGCGAATACGCCCTGCCGGGCAAGCTGCTGTTCACCGACCTCACGGTCGACCCGACCACCGGCCAGGTCACCCTGCGCGCCGAGGTACCCAATCCCAAGGGCGAACTGCTCCCGGGCCTGTACGTGCGGGTGCGCATCGAGCAGGCGCAGGTCGACAACGCCATCGCGCTGCCGCAGCAGGCGGTCACGCGCACGCAGCAGGGCGACACGGTGACGGTGGTGGGCGCCGACGGCAAGCTGAGCAAGCGCACCGTCAAGGTCGGCACCGCCAAGGACAACCAGTGGGTGGTGCTCGAGGGCCTGCAGGCCGGCGAGCAGGTGATGGTCGACGGCTTCCAGAAGCTGCAGATGATGCCCCCGGGCAGCCCGGTGAAGGCCGTGCCGTGGACCAAGCCGGGCACCGCGCCCGCCGCGGCCCCGGCGGCGGCACCGGCCGCCTCGGCACCGGCCACGACGGCGGCGGCCCCCGCCGCGTCGGCCGCCAAGTAA
- a CDS encoding TetR family transcriptional regulator yields the protein MARSTKQEALATRNRLLDAAEVLFQAQGVSQTSLQQIAQQAGATRGAIYWHFKDKADLFNAMMERVKLPLEAAGQAAGATPGDPLGEIVHRLVAALNLMTSDAQVRRVLEVATHQVEYTSEMATVRQRHLSVRNECIHDFQKAFRLAARRQHLRLPVPASVAAQGMHALITGVIQNWLLDPTAFDLVHTGRQAFGVYVAGLGFKVDDMAQAAPPAIDMPTTGSATGGATGITSAPTDGASVATAIAAVVS from the coding sequence GTGGCCCGTTCCACGAAACAGGAAGCGCTCGCGACGCGCAACCGGCTGCTCGACGCCGCCGAGGTGCTGTTCCAGGCGCAGGGTGTCTCGCAGACCTCGCTGCAGCAGATCGCCCAGCAGGCCGGCGCGACGCGCGGCGCCATCTACTGGCACTTCAAGGACAAGGCCGACCTCTTCAACGCCATGATGGAGCGCGTCAAGCTCCCGCTGGAAGCCGCCGGCCAGGCCGCCGGCGCCACCCCCGGCGACCCGCTCGGCGAAATCGTGCACCGGCTGGTGGCGGCGCTGAACCTCATGACCTCCGACGCGCAGGTCCGCCGCGTGCTGGAGGTGGCGACCCACCAAGTGGAATACACGTCGGAGATGGCGACGGTGCGACAGCGCCACCTGAGCGTGCGCAACGAGTGCATCCACGATTTCCAGAAGGCGTTCCGGCTCGCCGCGCGGCGCCAGCATCTGCGCCTGCCGGTACCCGCGAGCGTGGCGGCGCAGGGCATGCACGCGCTCATCACCGGCGTGATCCAGAACTGGCTGCTCGACCCGACGGCGTTCGATCTGGTGCACACCGGACGGCAAGCCTTCGGGGTGTATGTGGCGGGGCTGGGGTTCAAGGTGGACGACATGGCACAGGCAGCACCGCCAGCAATCGACATGCCCACGACCGGGAGTGCGACCGGAGGTGCGACCGGAATCACCAGCGCCCCGACGGACGGCGCGTCGGTCGCCACGGCCATCGCGGCGGTGGTGTCCTGA
- a CDS encoding ankyrin repeat domain-containing protein: MKNFLLRSTLTLVCVSASLLVPVAHAQGGNVASMSQAASAGQADAVSAFLARGANPDARDARGRTALMLAASAGHYETVRRLLAGGATKNLKDADGKTALDFATEHQHVDLIALMREAS, encoded by the coding sequence ATGAAAAACTTTCTTCTTCGCTCCACCCTGACCTTGGTCTGCGTATCAGCCTCATTGCTAGTGCCAGTGGCACACGCCCAAGGTGGGAATGTCGCATCCATGTCGCAGGCTGCAAGCGCCGGCCAAGCTGACGCTGTCTCGGCCTTCTTGGCCCGAGGTGCGAATCCGGATGCTCGCGATGCCCGTGGACGCACCGCGCTGATGCTTGCGGCCAGTGCCGGCCATTACGAAACAGTGCGTCGCCTGCTCGCTGGTGGCGCGACAAAGAACCTCAAAGATGCCGATGGCAAGACCGCACTCGATTTCGCAACCGAGCACCAGCACGTCGATTTGATCGCCTTGATGCGGGAAGCATCGTGA